In the Telopea speciosissima isolate NSW1024214 ecotype Mountain lineage chromosome 2, Tspe_v1, whole genome shotgun sequence genome, one interval contains:
- the LOC122651460 gene encoding putative clathrin assembly protein At2g01600 isoform X2, which translates to MATLQTSWRKAYGALKDSTKVGLAKVNSDLKDVDVAIVKATNHVECPPKERHIRKILPATSVIRPRADVVYCIHALSRRLAKTHNWTVALKTLIVIHRLVREGDPSFREELLNFSQRGRILQLSNFKDDSSPIAWDCSAWVRTYGLFLEERLECFRVLKYDIEAEPLARPTQGQEKGHSRTRDLDSEELLEQLPALQQLLYRLIGCRPEGAAVGNYVIQYALALVLKESFKLYCAINDGIINLIDKFFEMPRHEAMKALEIYKRAGQQTGGLSDFYEVCRGLELARNFQFPVLREPPQSFLATMEEYIKEAPRMVSISTEQLEFPERLLLTYKPEEAPSPDDAIPPVEEPKPLPSVEVAAAPTEITPEVTPPPNSLDTGDLLGLNATIPDASAIEESNALALAIVPSNDTASYHSGSVQAMDLDPTGWELALVTTPSSNLSTVNDRQLAGGLDTLTLNSLYDEGAYRAARQPAYGVPAPNPFEVQDPFSFSNSIPPPPAVQMAAMAQQQPNPFAQYQPTFHHQQQQQQQHQHLIMGPSNPFGDAGFGAFPVNPALHPQSNNPFGTTGLL; encoded by the exons ATGGCGACGCTTCAGACATCTTGGAGAAAGGCTTATGGTGCTCTCAAAGACAGCACCAAAGTCGGCCTTGCCAAAGTTAACAGCGAT tTGAAGGACGTGGATGTTGCGATCGTGAAGGCAACAAATCACGTCGAATGCCCTCCCAAGGAGAGACATATCAGAA AAATCTTGCCTGCTACCTCAGTGATTCGGCCGCGAGCGGATGTTGTTTACTGTATTCATGCTCTTTCCAGGCGATTGGCTAAGACTCACAATTGGACG GTGGCATTAAAGACATTAATAGTTATACatagattggtgagggaggGTGACCCTAGTTTCCGTGAAGAGCTTCTAAATTTTTCACAGAGAGGGCGAATTCTCCAGTTATCCAATTTCAAAGATGATTCAAGCCCAATAG CTTGGGATTGCTCTGCATGGGTTCGTACTTATGGACTATTCTTGGAGGAAAGACTGGAATGTTTTAGGGTCTTGAAGTATGATATTGAAGCTGAGCCTCTCGCAAGACCTACCCAAGGGCAGGAGAAG GGTCACAGTAGAACCAGGGATCTTGACAGTGAAGAATTGTTGGAGCAGTTGCCAGCTTTGCAACAGCTGCTGTACCGTCTTATTGGATGCCGG CCAGAAGGAGCTGCTGTTGGAAATTACGTAATACAATATGCCCTGGCACTG GTACTCAAAGAGAGTTTTAAACTCTATTGTGCCATTAATGATGGTATCATCAATCTTATTGATAAG TTTTTTGAGATGCCAAGACATGAAGCCATGAAAGCCCTGGAAATCTATAAACGAGCTGGCCAGCAG ACTGGAGGCCTTTCTGATTTCTACGAAGTGTGCAGAGGATTGGAACTTGCGAGAAATTTTCAGTTTCCTGTTTTGAGAGAG CCTCCACAGTCATTTCTCGCAACCATGGAAGAATACATAAAAGAAGCACCTCGTATGGTTTCGATTTCAACTGAGCAATTG GAATTTCCAGAGAGATTACTTCTAACTTACAAACCAGAAGAAGCTCCTTCTCCTGATGATGCAATACCTCCAGTGGAGGAACCAAAGCCACTTCCTTCAGTTGAGGTTGCTGCTGCACCTACTGAGATTACTCCTGAAGTTACTCCTCCACCTAATAGCCTCGACACTGGAGATCTTCTG GGATTAAATGCTACAATTCCTGATGCATCTGCGATAGAGGAAAGCAATGCATTGGCTTTAGCCATTGTTCCATCTA ATGATACTGCATCATATCATTCTGGTTCTGTTCAAGCAATGGATCTGGATCCTACTGGATGGGAGCTTGCACTGGTTACTACTCCAAGCAGCAATTTATCTACAGTTAATGATAGACAATTG GCTGGTGGATTGGATACACTCACTCTCAACAGCTTGTATGATGAAGGTGCATATAGAGCTGCTCGGCAACCTGCTTATGGAGTGCCAGCTCCAAATCCTTTCGAAGTACAGgatccattttctttttcaaacaGCATTCCTCCCCCACCAGCCGTTcaaatggcagcaatggctcaGCAACAGCCAAATCCCTTTGCACAATATCAGCCCACCtttcatcatcagcagcagcagcagcagcaacatcaGCATCTGATTATGGGCCCATCAAATCCATTTGGTGATGCAGGCTTCGGGGCCTTTCCTGTGAACCCGGCTCTTCACCCGCAGAGTAATAATCCTTTTGGGACCACTGGCCTGTTATAG
- the LOC122651460 gene encoding putative clathrin assembly protein At2g01600 isoform X1 — MATLQTSWRKAYGALKDSTKVGLAKVNSDFSDVDVAIVKATNHVECPPKERHIRKILPATSVIRPRADVVYCIHALSRRLAKTHNWTVALKTLIVIHRLVREGDPSFREELLNFSQRGRILQLSNFKDDSSPIAWDCSAWVRTYGLFLEERLECFRVLKYDIEAEPLARPTQGQEKGHSRTRDLDSEELLEQLPALQQLLYRLIGCRPEGAAVGNYVIQYALALVLKESFKLYCAINDGIINLIDKFFEMPRHEAMKALEIYKRAGQQTGGLSDFYEVCRGLELARNFQFPVLREPPQSFLATMEEYIKEAPRMVSISTEQLEFPERLLLTYKPEEAPSPDDAIPPVEEPKPLPSVEVAAAPTEITPEVTPPPNSLDTGDLLGLNATIPDASAIEESNALALAIVPSNDTASYHSGSVQAMDLDPTGWELALVTTPSSNLSTVNDRQLAGGLDTLTLNSLYDEGAYRAARQPAYGVPAPNPFEVQDPFSFSNSIPPPPAVQMAAMAQQQPNPFAQYQPTFHHQQQQQQQHQHLIMGPSNPFGDAGFGAFPVNPALHPQSNNPFGTTGLL, encoded by the exons ATGGCGACGCTTCAGACATCTTGGAGAAAGGCTTATGGTGCTCTCAAAGACAGCACCAAAGTCGGCCTTGCCAAAGTTAACAGCGATTTTAGT GACGTGGATGTTGCGATCGTGAAGGCAACAAATCACGTCGAATGCCCTCCCAAGGAGAGACATATCAGAA AAATCTTGCCTGCTACCTCAGTGATTCGGCCGCGAGCGGATGTTGTTTACTGTATTCATGCTCTTTCCAGGCGATTGGCTAAGACTCACAATTGGACG GTGGCATTAAAGACATTAATAGTTATACatagattggtgagggaggGTGACCCTAGTTTCCGTGAAGAGCTTCTAAATTTTTCACAGAGAGGGCGAATTCTCCAGTTATCCAATTTCAAAGATGATTCAAGCCCAATAG CTTGGGATTGCTCTGCATGGGTTCGTACTTATGGACTATTCTTGGAGGAAAGACTGGAATGTTTTAGGGTCTTGAAGTATGATATTGAAGCTGAGCCTCTCGCAAGACCTACCCAAGGGCAGGAGAAG GGTCACAGTAGAACCAGGGATCTTGACAGTGAAGAATTGTTGGAGCAGTTGCCAGCTTTGCAACAGCTGCTGTACCGTCTTATTGGATGCCGG CCAGAAGGAGCTGCTGTTGGAAATTACGTAATACAATATGCCCTGGCACTG GTACTCAAAGAGAGTTTTAAACTCTATTGTGCCATTAATGATGGTATCATCAATCTTATTGATAAG TTTTTTGAGATGCCAAGACATGAAGCCATGAAAGCCCTGGAAATCTATAAACGAGCTGGCCAGCAG ACTGGAGGCCTTTCTGATTTCTACGAAGTGTGCAGAGGATTGGAACTTGCGAGAAATTTTCAGTTTCCTGTTTTGAGAGAG CCTCCACAGTCATTTCTCGCAACCATGGAAGAATACATAAAAGAAGCACCTCGTATGGTTTCGATTTCAACTGAGCAATTG GAATTTCCAGAGAGATTACTTCTAACTTACAAACCAGAAGAAGCTCCTTCTCCTGATGATGCAATACCTCCAGTGGAGGAACCAAAGCCACTTCCTTCAGTTGAGGTTGCTGCTGCACCTACTGAGATTACTCCTGAAGTTACTCCTCCACCTAATAGCCTCGACACTGGAGATCTTCTG GGATTAAATGCTACAATTCCTGATGCATCTGCGATAGAGGAAAGCAATGCATTGGCTTTAGCCATTGTTCCATCTA ATGATACTGCATCATATCATTCTGGTTCTGTTCAAGCAATGGATCTGGATCCTACTGGATGGGAGCTTGCACTGGTTACTACTCCAAGCAGCAATTTATCTACAGTTAATGATAGACAATTG GCTGGTGGATTGGATACACTCACTCTCAACAGCTTGTATGATGAAGGTGCATATAGAGCTGCTCGGCAACCTGCTTATGGAGTGCCAGCTCCAAATCCTTTCGAAGTACAGgatccattttctttttcaaacaGCATTCCTCCCCCACCAGCCGTTcaaatggcagcaatggctcaGCAACAGCCAAATCCCTTTGCACAATATCAGCCCACCtttcatcatcagcagcagcagcagcagcaacatcaGCATCTGATTATGGGCCCATCAAATCCATTTGGTGATGCAGGCTTCGGGGCCTTTCCTGTGAACCCGGCTCTTCACCCGCAGAGTAATAATCCTTTTGGGACCACTGGCCTGTTATAG